The DNA sequence GGTGAGGAGGCAGAACTACTATCTCCGCAACGGATGCAAGGAGACCGGGATCAGGGTCCTTTCAGACGACGTGTGGTTCGACACGATGTTCGTCAAGGGGGAGCTTACCGAACAGGAGATGGTGGACACCATCCGCCTGTATGAGGACATTCATAACGGCAGGGTTTGACGGGACAGGCATAGCATCATAAACCTGTTGGGAAATCATCTCTCATGGCGTTCGATGGAAGGGCAAGCATCGTCGAGATCGACGAGGAAGAGAAAACGGTCATTTTCGATATCTACAGGTTCAAGAAGATAACAGGGACCAAGGTCGGGCCGATCCTCGGCATGAGCGAATTCTCCACTCCTTTCAAGGTCGCATGCGAACTTGCCGGATTATATCCCGGGGACAAGCCCAACAAGTACATCGATGCTGGGAACATCCTGGAACCGGTCCTGAGGGAATATCTTGCGGCCAGGCCGACCATTTTGAAGGAATGCCTCGGGCTCTCTGAAGGCCAGAAGGTAGGCGTGGAGGAACCTGTTGCCAAAGAGAAGTGCGGGTATGACCATTTCCATGACAACAAGGTCTTCGGAGGACTCGTGGACGGCTATATCCAAGTCGACGGGGTCAGAGATACGATCCTGGAGATCAAGACCTCTCACGACATGGATAAGTGGAGGGATGAGAACGGGGGTTTCACGAACATCCCCATGACATACATGCTCCAGGCATCACTGTATGCCGAACTCTCCAATCTTGACAGGATAGTCTTCCTTGTCGGTTTTCTCGAGGAGAAGGATTACGACCGTCCCAAGCAGTGGGTGCCGACACCTGACAACACGAAGGTCATCGTTGTTCCGAAACTGGACATGACAGAGTACATGAAGCAGTGCGAGGATTGGTACAACGAGTACATCAAGGGCGGATACACCCCTGAGTGGACCGATAAGGACGAAGAGGTTCTGAAATACCTCAAAGCCTACAAACCGAAGAGATGAATCTCAATTGAACAGGTAGTAGGTCGGTATCAATACCGCCAGCATCACAATGTTTACGAGGAGGAAGATTTTCAGATACGACAGTATCGATGAATCCTCTTCCTGAAGATAGAATTTCAAAGAAATGATGCTGGCCATCGAGGCTATGGGGGTACCGAAACCTCCTATGTCCGCACCTACGAGTACCGCACCCCAATCCGATGTGAAAGGCTGCAGAAGGATGGTGGAAGGCACGTTGCTGGTGAATTGGGATGTCAGCACCGTTGTGAGCATAGGGTCCCAGGCCATCAGGTCGCTGATCAGGCTGTGAACGCTCTCCATATTCGTGAGTCCGTTCGCGAATATGAACAGGAAGAAGAAGATGAACAGTATGCTGTAGTTCACCTTCACGAATATCTTTGGCATCATGATCAGGAAGGCGACAATGAAGATGATTAGCGTGATGTAGAAAGGTATCAGGTCGATGACCGTTATTATCGCCAGGGTGAAAAGTGCGATCAATACGAACACTACCCTTTTGTCCTTGATCTCATCGTTGTTCTGTATCCTCGAGTCCAGCGGCATGTTCTTGATCAGCATGGTCATGATCAGGAGTGCTATCGCGCCTATCGCCACTATCGGGATTAGTTTCATCTCGTATTCCCAAAGATCGAAATCGTACAGATCGTGCAGGTTGAAGATGTAAAGGTTATGGGGATTGCCGAAGGGTGTGAGGTAGCTGCCGACGTTTGCTGCCACTGTCTGCAGGACGACCACAACGATCATCATCCTCTTCATATCAGCCATCCCGAGGATGGCGATCGCCAGCGGAACGAATGTCAGCAGGGAGACATCGTTGGAGAAAAGCATGGCGCAGAAGAAGGGTAAAAGGATCAGGACCAGGCATAGCGCCCTTGTGGTCTTGATGTTTGATAGTGCAAGCTGGGCCATCTTGTTCAATGCGTTGCATTCCCTCAATCCCGCTACGATCAAGAGAAAGAGGAGCAGTGTGCAGATCGTTTCCAGAATCCTGTCGTACTTGTACGACATCACCGTGTCGAAGGGGACCAGGAACAGCGAGATCAACGCTAAAAACGCGGATATCACGAGTAGGTAATCTTTTTTGACGAAACCTATGATATCCATATACGGTTGAATGATACAACCATTATAACGGTGTTGTCGTCAGTTGAGTCGACTATCAGACAACCGATAGATTCAACCATTTGCGGAAATCATTTTAATGCTTAATCGATACGACTTTCTGTAGAGGAACGAAGAATCACCCTGGAGGATTGTTTTTGGACGATTTGTTGATCGCGACAGCAGTACTGACCTTGCTCGCCGGAGTGGGCGTCTTCCTCACCGCATGCATAATGCTCAGTTCCAATCTAGAGTCCCTTAGCAGCGGCAAACTCAAGAAGATGTTCGCGAAGGCATCTAAGAGCAAACTTTACGGTGTCGGTATCGGTACAGTAGGTACCGCGGCGATCCAGAGTTCCGGAGCGATGACCGTCATGGTCATCGGATTCGTCAATGCGGGAATCATGACATTACCGCTGGCGGCCACCATCATATACGGTGCCAACATCGGTACCACCATAACCGCTCAGATAGCCGCAATTGGAATGTTCAATGACGACACATTATCCCTTTCTGTCATCTTCGCCGCTCTGGCAGGTATCGGGGCGTTCGTCATGGCATTCTCCAAAAAAGAGAAAACCAAGGTTTGGGGCGGTGTTATAGCAGGTTTCGGTCTTCTCTTCGTCGGTTTGATGATGATGGCCACATCCATGGAAGACTTCGCCAAACTCCCTGAGGTCGTAGAATTCCTTTCCAGCATCCACAACATCTTCCTCGTTCTTCTGATCGGTATCCTTTTGACAGCCTTGGTCCAGAGTTCATCGGTCGTGACCACTCTGGCGATCACAATGGTCGTTAGCGGATTGATTGATCTCGAACAGGGTATTTATCTGACCCTGGGTTCAAACATCGGTTCATGTATAGTTGCTATCCTGGCAGGATTCTCGGGCGGAAGGAATGCCAAGCGTACCGCGGTTATCCATCTATTGTTCAACGTGTTCGGAGTGACACTATTCGTAGTAGCCGACATGTTCTTAGGAATATTCGGTATAGAATATGCAGAGATATTCCAGACCATATTCCCCGATGTGCCTTCAACGCAGCTCGCGATGTTCCATACCGTGTTCAACGTCATCACTGTGATCATAATGCTCCCGCTGACCGGATTGCTCATCAAACTGGTCATGAAGATCGTTCCCGAGAAGGAAGGGGAGAAGGAAGAGGAGTTCAAACCCAGGCTCTACTTCATCAACGAGTATATGCTCAGAACGCCCCCCATGGCCGTTCAGCAGGTAATGAAGGAGGTAGTGAACATGTCGCATATTGCCATGGACAACTACCGTACGGCATGCCACATGATACGTACCATGGACTTCGAGGAAATGGACAAATTCTGCAATAACGAATAGGAGCTGAATTATCTGAACAAGGAGATCGCCAGATTCCTGGTCAAGCTGTCGGAAAACCAGCTTTCAGAGAGGGATCAGATCTATGTCTCCACAGTCTACCATACAATTTCTGATTTGGAGCGTATCGGGGATTATTCCAAGAATATAATGGAATATGCTCAGAAGCTCAAGGAACAAGGAAACACCTTCTCCGAGGTAGCCTTGAAGGAGACCATGGTCATGGAATCGCTGATCGAGCAGCTCTATGAGAAGATCGAGATCGCCTACACGGAGACCAACGAGGCCGCATTGGAGGCAGCATATGATATCGAAGAGAACATCGACATCATCACTGAATCCATGGCGGAGAACCATGTAAAGAGGCTCAATGAGGGCGTCTGCACATTGGATGTCGGTTCCGAATTCCTCGCAATGACGTCGGATTCCGAGAGGGTAGCCGACCATCTTATCAACATGGGAAAGGTCATCAGGCTGTATTCCTGATCAGACATATTCCGTCTTTATCCGCTTTCCGTTCTTTACCCGGCCATAGAACATCTGCACCATCTCGCAGTCATCTGCCGTGAGGTCGCCCAATTTGTAGTTGAATCTCGGACGAGACACGCTGAATGTCCTGTCGGTACGCACGGTCGACGTCTTGTCCAGCATCACCTCGTACGGGTCCACAAGTTTGATGTCGGTCTCGGGATGGTGGCCATGAGAGGTCACCATGAATACGATGAATGATTCGCCCTTCTTATCCAAAACGATAACTGGACGGTTCTTCGCTCCCGACGAGCCGTCAAAATCCACCTTGGCATTCCACACTTCCATCGGCCTAGGTGTCGATGTGTCCGCCTTGAATTTCATCATATCACGCCAGGAAGCTGAAGTAGATGGCGCTTAGGATGAATGCGAGCAGTCCGAAGAGCATACCGATCTTCGCTTTCTTCTCTGCCGCATGAGGGTCCTTGAATACGATGTATGCACAGTAGAAGAATGCTACATCTGCCAGGATCACAGAGTAGTAGAGATAGTTCTCCGGATGGAGATAGATCGGATACCAGCTGAGGATAGGGCCCGCAATGTAGAAGATCGAAGCGACGATGGATGCATTCTTCACACCGATCGCCATGGGAAGCGTCCTTCTGCCTATATCCGAATCCATATCCTCGATATCCTTCGAGATCTCCCTTCCTACTGTCACGAGTGCCGCCATACCGCCGACGGCGATGTTGGCCGTCCAGTCGCCCACAAGAGCTCCTGCCAGAAGGAAGACCATACCGGTCATCAGGGCTATCGTTATGTTTCCGATGAATCCGCGCTTCTTGGTCAGCAGTTCATATGAGAACATCAGGATGACTGCGATGATGACTATCGCGATGCAGGAAACATCCATTGTGATAAGGGACAGCAGCGCCGAAAGCACCAGCATGAAGATCCCTATGTTTCTGGCCTGTATCGCGGTCAGTTCCCCTGAAGGTACAGGCCTGTCAGGATGTGCCGTTCTGTCGATCTCGACATCGATGTAATCGTTCAGGGAATTGCCTCCGGCGATGAACGCGAATACCACGAAGAAACCGACTATGAGGTTCTG is a window from the Thermoplasmata archaeon genome containing:
- a CDS encoding recombinase; its protein translation is MAFDGRASIVEIDEEEKTVIFDIYRFKKITGTKVGPILGMSEFSTPFKVACELAGLYPGDKPNKYIDAGNILEPVLREYLAARPTILKECLGLSEGQKVGVEEPVAKEKCGYDHFHDNKVFGGLVDGYIQVDGVRDTILEIKTSHDMDKWRDENGGFTNIPMTYMLQASLYAELSNLDRIVFLVGFLEEKDYDRPKQWVPTPDNTKVIVVPKLDMTEYMKQCEDWYNEYIKGGYTPEWTDKDEEVLKYLKAYKPKR
- a CDS encoding Na/Pi cotransporter family protein yields the protein MDDLLIATAVLTLLAGVGVFLTACIMLSSNLESLSSGKLKKMFAKASKSKLYGVGIGTVGTAAIQSSGAMTVMVIGFVNAGIMTLPLAATIIYGANIGTTITAQIAAIGMFNDDTLSLSVIFAALAGIGAFVMAFSKKEKTKVWGGVIAGFGLLFVGLMMMATSMEDFAKLPEVVEFLSSIHNIFLVLLIGILLTALVQSSSVVTTLAITMVVSGLIDLEQGIYLTLGSNIGSCIVAILAGFSGGRNAKRTAVIHLLFNVFGVTLFVVADMFLGIFGIEYAEIFQTIFPDVPSTQLAMFHTVFNVITVIIMLPLTGLLIKLVMKIVPEKEGEKEEEFKPRLYFINEYMLRTPPMAVQQVMKEVVNMSHIAMDNYRTACHMIRTMDFEEMDKFCNNE
- a CDS encoding Na/Pi cotransporter family protein, whose amino-acid sequence is MERIGDYSKNIMEYAQKLKEQGNTFSEVALKETMVMESLIEQLYEKIEIAYTETNEAALEAAYDIEENIDIITESMAENHVKRLNEGVCTLDVGSEFLAMTSDSERVADHLINMGKVIRLYS
- a CDS encoding type II toxin-antitoxin system PemK/MazF family toxin, coding for MMKFKADTSTPRPMEVWNAKVDFDGSSGAKNRPVIVLDKKGESFIVFMVTSHGHHPETDIKLVDPYEVMLDKTSTVRTDRTFSVSRPRFNYKLGDLTADDCEMVQMFYGRVKNGKRIKTEYV
- a CDS encoding 4-hydroxybenzoate polyprenyltransferase, which gives rise to MNKYLRLFRMGNVLIGSFAILIAAFMATGTAMIDYWQNLIVGFFVVFAFIAGGNSLNDYIDVEIDRTAHPDRPVPSGELTAIQARNIGIFMLVLSALLSLITMDVSCIAIVIIAVILMFSYELLTKKRGFIGNITIALMTGMVFLLAGALVGDWTANIAVGGMAALVTVGREISKDIEDMDSDIGRRTLPMAIGVKNASIVASIFYIAGPILSWYPIYLHPENYLYYSVILADVAFFYCAYIVFKDPHAAEKKAKIGMLFGLLAFILSAIYFSFLA